aggtcctcagagtccgagatggttcatatggcacgagagatgtcagagatgtactttggtgcaaggccatggagagacttgtaaacAGGCAGAGCTTCTttaaagtctattctttgagctacaggaagccagtgcagagacctgagcacaggactgatGTGATGGTATTTCCTGGTTCAACTAAATCTGCTCCAGAGCAgtttatgttcagagcatgagttgccacggcaacttgacataccctgaaacatacctcggtttttggaaccgaaagctgaggttatccacttccttagcctcaaacttaccgtggtaactagcataacctgtactttatgtacttgccgtgcacgcgTGTTAatccagggttaccaagttgagcgtaattatgctaactcatatccggtcttgtggaaccgacatacccagtgTAAGCAAGTTCaagcggatttcagccagagttcaggcttaaagtcaggatagtttaaacatgctttctggaatacccccctggttaaATTTACTGGGCTAAACCgacacaaaataaatcaataaacatCTGAAATACATATAGAATGACCACGATcttaacagaaacaaaaccatGGTGAACAGCTATAAAGCTAGTAGCACAAAATAAAGTCTTACTCAGAGGCCTGGTAGCCCAGTGTCccccctgagactggaaggttatgagttcaaatccatagtcaagtcataccaaagaagccaaactcccatagacttctatagagaaataaacagctgttagtcattctattggtaAGAACAACTCTTCTTACTCTGATCCCCTTTTTCCCTATTTTGCTAATCCTAAATTCTTTGcacgattttttttctttatcccaaattattaaattaaacaaagtataataattataataaattataaactgaccaatcagatgcctcggtAAAATCATTTGGTGACCGCTGATCCCCACCTCAAACATTTGATAAATTCTCCTGAGTCCGCTTTCACTGGAAGCGTGTGgatttccaacaagcttactcctgattggcgacagtagttgatgtagaaatgttgactcagaccgatcTTTGCATACTGTTGTCGTCTGGCCCATCCATTCCTAACAGAAAAAATGCAGCTGACTTGACTTCATTTcactggagctggaagtaagacgttttctatgggtgacatcacacagactcagtccagttttcctATACAGTCAATAGGTTCTCCTTTGGGTTGTCTCTTTGTCTGCACCTGAGCAGACTTCCTTCCCTCTAGAGGTCACAACTGGACAAAAACGACAGATGGCAGAACAAAAATCACtagaaaagcaacaaacaaaTCTCTATGCAGAATACAGAAATGTGTGGTTTCAGTGAGTGGACAGCATCTTCACACTGCTACTTCCAATGGTTTCTGTTTGGAACAGCTGGATGTTGCTTCATGAAGATATACAAGAAaatctgctctgctgcagaaaGTGGTGCTATGTAAAGAGTTGGAGATGTTTCAGAGCTGAAACAGGTAGATGTAAGAAATACGTAAAATAGTCAATATTACTGATGAACCAATCAAATGATTGGATGGAGCTTGGTGATCTCACCTCAGTCCCGAGTTCAGCAGTGAGAACTGGACCCGAGGAGTCCAGCTCTGGAACAAGTAGAGAaccaaaaacagcagaaactcaCACTGAGGGAAAGACTCCACACTTCTGACTGATGTTCAAGTCCACTTTATTCTTTACAGTAAAGATTGGGACAAAACACAGAACTAAAAAGAACAGAGGAACAGTTCTAATGTCTACTAGAAAACAGGAATCGCATGACATGTAGCCGAGTAGGTACACATTAAATTTTTACTAaatcttttctttataaaactgtTATATGTTAAAATGACtaaacaaaatataaactgGAGttactttatatttaaaacgatattgaaatgctcacaaattACATAGTATTAGATTTAGAGACATTTGAAAATGATTCtagtgttgtcatggtaacacacAGACTTAGACATCATTGTTTTAGCTTATaccgggggtcggcaacccacgGCTCAGGAGcggcatgcggctctttagcgctgccctagtggctccctggagcatgttcaaactgtttaaaaaatgtagaaagatGCAATCCAACGCACAAACATTCTTAaagttttccaatgctgtaagattgtgtagaataaatattgtaacACCCAGCAAGTACGTCACTTTCAGCGAAAAATTCGGGAGCCAAGCTGTCGACaagttgagctgtcaatcaactggctgCGCTGGAAAACTATCCGTGACCCATACACCACACCACTCCACTCacttcagagaggaggaggcagaaagaGAAGCTAAGAGCGCAGTCTCCTTTCCAGCATACCAAGCACATTTCTTTTGAACACAcaccacattgaacattgcacaaAGGTCATCAACCTCTCCCCCTTCCATTctcatggtgcaacataaagaaacaaacataacaggaagaataaactaaggtggaacaacaaaactcccatatgaaaagaaacgtgggcaaacagaaacgctcctGCTGAgccctaataataatatcaggagaccgcatcccacaatcccctgctgctaacagacctaaaatgcacatgaacGCCACTACTCTGTCAACGAAGATTTGCgtcatagcctgcgacacacgtttctaccagcagggctttttttttttaaacttttagcgGACGGCTAGGCAGGTGACTGATGTAAATCGAACCACTGTCAGTTCTGTGCATTGCTTGGTGAAGTTGAAAGCGTATGTTCcgatctcctgctacacaacacagttcgatggctgtccaggggtgacgttttgcGTCACTTTTTCGTCTGTTTggaacacgtgaaaacattcctgaaaagcaaagacctgaagttgaactacccgcaactggaagatactgAGTTGCTCGAAAAGCTGaactttttggtggatatgactgtgacaagccacctaAACGACTCCTGGTGCcacaaatgcttgaagctgacTGTCTTTGCAGAGATGTACAGCAAAAGAAGAGGATGCTGCTGTGCTTTACCCTTGCACTGACTTGCTTGGcatttgcacagaaatcaaacttaactgtattcatttgattttatatactttaccttttcaaaaggctgttttctttttcataaacGCAGGCTGTGTTTTATGGCACTCTGTTAGTTCCCAGAGAGGGGCACGTcacgcacgttccattttattgttttttgttcaaatcctcaaaataaaagtgacattaaaaatcggattttttattacatttctttaatttatcaaagcaatgaaacataattcattgatatgaatgaagttaaacttgcacaacagaccagtcacgtgacgcgtcgttctccgcagaatgcactgcagggcaaataaacatttaatcgatAATAATGcccattatgtatttgtaggaACTTAGTaattttgatagtaggctaatatagctaatatagatacatattgcatgtgttgccttcattataaggcttaaatatggcttttaatattttgcggctccacacatatttgtttttttcgtcctatttggctctttcaacattttgggttgccgacccctggcttataccatggtccgggtaaaTACTTGATGAGCGTTGATTAAAAATTGATTATCtacagcagtgcttctcaattattttttgccaggccccccctaggaaaaagaaaatgtttcgcgccccccccaaccccctttAACCTGttgtgacgatcagcatatgTATCACTTTTCTTTGCCGTTGCAGTCGAAGTCAGAGCTGGCTCCACTGCCGCGTTATGTTATTGTGACAATGTGATGCACCACGTAACAAacagtccactttttgtgaaaaaaataacaaatacaaacaagaataaagtactaaaaactgattgaatatttaaaacaaagaatttatttttaaaggtatATATAAAAGAATCAATTTCATGAACAAGTTacatatcttaaaaagtaccaCTCATTTCAGATATAGGATCATAGTGGCGTTTAGAACACCTAAAAAATTATGTCTTCGAAAATTAGAATATTaaattagataaataaaaaaataatgtatttagcACTCATGTCGGAGTTCAGAAAACTGCTCACTTCTATGTATTCAATAATCACTTGTGCCTCTTTTTAACTAAATCAGTGTGTTGTGGAGGCCATCAGCCTGTGTACATTTAATGAAAGATCAGGCAGGTTTGAAAGCTGACGTTAGGTCATCTTCATTGAGTCTGACGTCTCATCTTCCTCTTATAACAGTTCATAGAGtactttacacaaaaaagtgtattttgagACTAGATACATCACTAAAATCTGTTTAACATTCTTTTCACACAAAAGActtctctcctgtatgagttctcatgtgccTCTTGAAACTAAATGTAGTGCTAAAACTTGTATCACATTctacacacaaaaaaggcttctctcctgtgtgagttctcatgtgtgttttgagattagACCCACAAcgaaaacttttatcacattctacacacaaaaaaggcttctctcctgtgtgagttctcatgtgtgttttgagattagCTTTGTAGTTAAAACTTTTATcgcattctttacaagaaaaaggcttttctcctgtatgagttctaaCATGCATTTTCAGAGCAGATAGAgaactaaaacttttattacattctttacaagaaaaaggcttctcgcCTGTATGAGATCTAACATGCATTTTCAGAGCAGATGGataactaaaacttttatcgcattctttacaagaaaaaggcttctctcctgtgtgagttctaaCGTGCATTTTGAAAGCAGATAGATAACTATAACATTTATtgcattctttacaagaaaatggCTTCTCTCCTGAGTGagttttcatgtgtgttttgagattatAGACAAAACTAAAAGATTTATCACATTCttcacaagaaaaaggcttctctcctgagTGGGTTCTCGTGTGCGTTCCGAACTTTGACCCGTTACCAcaactttttttactttctgtaCAAACATAAAGTCTGTCATTAGATTCATTTTTCGTGGTGACAAAAAGATTACTAACAATTTTTGAGCTTTCACCAGACTTTACAgaagaaagtctttttttgtttaaacgttGTTTCCATTTCTTAACAAAGATCGCCTTCTTGAAGCTTATTCTAACATCAGAGTCACACTGACTTTCTGACATGTGAGAgctgtccacactttggacatgacttCTGTCTCTTCCCTTCTTCTGATGtctgttctgtgggtctgtctcttcatctgtagttgatgttgattctgtctctccatctgtagttgatgttgattcttcatgttggtttccttcttcatcctgactatcagttacattaaagctcagctgattgtttagatctggttcactgttctcatcttcctcataagtaggaatctccatcaaggtatcagtctcttgcttcagatcaagctgatcttcatcctgactgatgTCGAACCCTTCTTGTCCCTCTGTCATTATAGCTTTTGGTTCTTCCtgtagtttttcttctttaatctgTGTAGGTTCTTGTTCCTCCTGTTCCTGTTTAATGtgtgcaggttctggttcttcatGTTCATCTTTAATGtatggaggttctggttcttcatGTTCCACTCTTAAATTCCTCTGCTGATTGGACAGATCCTCTTCACTTGCATAATTCTGAGGGAGGACTGCAGggacaaaaagacaaataaataaacgacaGAATGTAACATCTTCTCTTTCACACTTAAGACAGTTAGAGGTGATGAACTGTATATAGgggaaaccaaacaacctctacacaagcggctttaccaacatcacagagccagcccaagtggacctgagtctgcagtgcacctccacctgaaggccacaaaacACTCGTTctaggacagtgaagtccgaattctggCCAGAGAGAAAGgctggtttgagcgaggagtgaaagaagccatctttgtcgaGAAGGATAAactttctcttaataagaatggtggtttATTGTTCTATCCatctacagcagtgttctgaaacccaaacaaaccgaacaagttccacctgggtcgttaaAAGCTGAgagagatgaccagtttgggaagggagtcactggctccccaacccccagctgaggacaaaggactcttaacgacccaaaaccatgtaggctaagttcaGGTCtaagtttcaggtctgactcctcccccatgagcgcatatataccagctcttttaccagctaattctGAATTGataaagcctcttggataagaggtgaaacgtcttcaagtCCAGATGaaagcccctaaacctactatgATAAAATCTTAGGTTTTCCAAAAAGGTTCCCCACTTATTTATATACTATaccttttaataaaaacatatcaaaatatagttggagtggtGGTTTAAAATTCTTCACAGAGCTGAAATTTTTACTAAAAACTAGAATCCAGTGTTCCCTTTCTACGTCTCTGTTCATCTTTTGCTGTCTTTCTAATACTTTTAGTGCGATTattctgctgctttttattttcaaatagtgcatcctgattggctggagatcTTGTCAATCCACCTCCTCTGTGCTTTGTCTCCTGTACACATGCGTGTAGCTCTCATCTcgatcaaagttttttttttttaaatactggacttatttttctacaagggtcggaactttgagagtttaaacaagagaaaaaagtgtgaaaatgttcatgtctgtcggAAAAAAGTGTGTAAAAAATGTAGTGAAGAGTTTTACATCTTCAATCGTACTTTGTGAATTTAATcaaaggttatttttagaacgtaaccccCATCAATAAACAGGTGAAAGTTAATGCAGATACCTGCCCAGCAACAGCAGAAGACGTAATAATTCAACTTTTCATTAGAACTAGATGAGAAACATATGCAGGACACAGCACAACTGCTCAGTTTTATTCATGAATTTAGCACAAACTGTGAGatgtgtgaggagctgcagccctccAATGTCTCAGAGAGAATATGATGGGAGAAGATAGACTATTTattgattatatttttaaatgcattggtattattttgtctttgaagATCATAGAGAGTTATTtggttactttttatttaataaatagtgttgtttattgataattatttatttaataggTCTGGGTATCATGAATAATTTCCAGAATCAATTGCATTAAATTCACCAGAGCCTGAATccatttgaatttatttgattttgaatttacacGGTTTACACATTcagacatatttgtatagaaatacaataataatgCATCCgttttgaagatattcatattaatctgatacagttcacatactgtaaaatgtattagtgaaataaaaccttttatgAAACAGTGAAATTTATCCAAAGTCATGAGAAAGGTGCCGTTGGCTCAAAAATGGCCACTAAGTCCACTGTACATTGTTCCGAATCAAAATCAAACTATTAGCTAACCCAGTAAGCACTGCAACGCATATTTTAACACTTTAAATTTTCCAATGCAGAAACCAAATTCTTCAATGGTGAAGTGATCATGCGCAAACAGCATGCGCAGTAACACCCTTTGCGGTACCAACACAGAGTGCAAGCTCAAGCCCAGCCAGAAAAATAGCTCCCAGCACCCGGGGTGCTACTCTTCTGccagaattttaaaatgaaaagttttgcAATTGAAATTAGTAAAAGAGCCTTAATTTTAAaacgtaaaaataaaatttaattgattACATAAATTACAAAGTGAGTTAGATATTTTGTATATTGAAAAAGCTAAAGCTGCATTTGTAACATCACGTGTTCACTGGATTGATGACCTCATAAAgacctcattttttttaaatcttgataAAGAAaggcaattaaaaaagcaaattaacaAATTATTagtaaataattttgtttataaagACCGAGGTAAGATTGACAAAGAAATGCACATATTTTATTCCAATCTATatgatggattggatttttctgcgcttttccagacgctcaaagcgcttacattgtgtccattattcattcactcctcattcatacttggtgatggtaagctacggttgtagccacagctgccctggggcagactgacagaggcatggctgccatttcgcgcctacagCCCCGCTGACCATCACTGTgatcattcatgcgcattcacacaccagtggagccacactggaggcaaggagggtgaagtgtcttgcccaaggacacaacgacattttggctggtgggagcggggatcgaaaccgctgaccctttgatcattggacaacctgctcaaccatctgagccactgtcgcccctatACAAGTCTCATCATTCCGAAGCTGACTATGACATTTTATGGAGAACGATTTaggaatttgatttgatttgatttgaaatggtttatttcaagcaatcaaaatagaaataatacacaaaaacaatataatcatcagttatacattcatacagtaactaatcaaacttaggataattagacataattaataaatattgcttgaaagggagtggaaggaagcgaacttatataatcccaccccgttatactataaccattttattacatgatttatcaatatccggttcctaagttttatcagacagaattaacaatcataaggtatcaataaagcagatgccaaagatgaattacttaagtactacgtcaaaaataactattttagaaatcaacatggcaaatgcaacatctgaaatatatgcaaattatgttacttttaaaagtcattcatatgctttaaaacataatactatatcagtaaaatagacactgTTTCaagaattttcatagcaaaatttcatcaagtatcaaaagttaaaaacatgtgcaaagttatgctacattaggaaagatttttgaatcaatttatcaattttaggagctagtgaagtaatatcaaaagtcaatcaatttaacaattttcaaaagtgattaatcatttgttttactctttttatatataaatttttttgtattttattttatttttttatataataaagtaatgctgaaggggaaaaataaaaagggtccataaactgtcgaattgtccaaggttggcatttcttcttttactgataacagccgattttcttggtttaaacagttaatagtttcagggagtggcggttctaccctgaattactccccgggcgagaccctccccaggcgcccccccccccccccccaccccccaccatagtcacaacagaactttgtttgtctttgtcaactgacatgttatattgtcattgaaattaagaagtggatacaaaagatgtcagaattctgaacagcattataatagttatcagaacacaaaaaataaaagaccataagcatggcaaaaatacagttagctaagaaatattaaatcaatattaaataaataatataaaataaatattatttattatttataataaataatatcatgttttccgtcttcaatcctttgattggaaaattttcagttatgacctgttgaattatgttttgtccccatagatttgcagtaaatggtaaatattcatttttaaaactacctacagatttatggaaattctattggctaaaaatataatcccacatttgtaaaacaaataaaaaataaacttcatatgcaggctcaaaattaacccctaaatccccagttaaatgtcaaaaaaacattgggaaaacgtttaggctgccacaaacgattattaaatttaagaccaatctcaaattatttgccccattagcatcttatggcagcagcagcatgctgtgtaaccatcacagcttttttaacattatgaactagtatacaacagcaaaacccaacaaaacctttgtgttacagcagagcagacagacacatgaatcataactaatgttacaagctaaggcagagcaaatttttaagaataaaatctaaaaaaaaaaaaaaatgacgctatttgcaacatttgggcctacttcagtgttggtcatcgaccaaaataaagttttcatcggcaacgttgttgtagggcaggtagcattagaATTTAGAAAAGACATGCATCAAGCTTTGAGGAAttacccttttctttatctcatttctcctcttcttcttttcttttctttctaaattgggcaccagatggctttgacctttttttctccatattttagatgtttttggcgtttgtttggcataaatgtCCTCACGTCACGAAGACGACATCAAGTCCGTCGACTGAACCAACTGTCATGGGCATTTAACacaaaattaacccaaaaaaagcagaatatattttctatacctttattaaagtgtaggttatagaatgtcaccttatgactgacttataaaaaggttttatgaagtagattcaaacccccgcccttgtccccacctagccacttaatttggaagcgtcccacaattgaactgattccccgcagccccccccccccccctttcttcacacatttccagcaggagcgcgtgcagctataGCCAGGGGCGCTGATTCGCTACATGACGGCGCAGtcgcagtttttacttttatttttttcatcaagcccgcgaccgtcgcctcccctgaaagatgagcccgccaggttttgcgcatgcgcaaacgcGGTGGTGCTCCGTGCtccccccgcgccccctcccttcttcttcacacacatttgtgtctacttctcaaagacaggagagcgcagctgcggggcgagggcggcggcgcggccaggttcaggctgttacaaactcacaaactgtgacataagtaaaccaatagtggtgcatataatattttacaagggctgagccgccggtgccgccccccttcagttttccgccccaggccaccgcccggacggcccgtgcctagaaccgctactggtttcagggctccagactgcgagcaattggtcgcattttgcgaccaaaatttgagagtgcgcgactgaattttacatccagtcgcacatgtgcgaccagtaaatttgcctcccccacctttcgtatttttttatacattaaacgtgggaggggcacgtcaatgatcaatgagacgcaagcgcacacgcacgcaggcagacacacactcgcgcacatattcatgaaacgcgagcacgtacactctcgcgtgatgcctgtgtgtgaggtGGCCACTGcctgtgagaagaatagggaaagccactgtgagtggctaaaatgcgtgtagggggaggggcctagagataatcgagtgcgcgtaaacatctgtgggaaggaaactgagacaaatatcatcacaacctgatatgtgcgtctgaggtatgagcaagcgaactattgattcattcttccgacctgcggctagtgtaccagtgccagagtcaacagcaggggtctcaaactcgcggcccgcaggctatttgcggcccccaagatgatattttgcggtccctgccttaatatgaaggtttaatgttactgcagcccgccagtttgtatgaatgacactttttcattgtcgtgcgcggagctgacaaagcaaccaatcacagtggggtatatgactcttgggggtgtgacaatgacagggtttgaaagcaggacacctgacagccccctccctcccctgaccacattaaggagttccttactttcctttagaacgtatttattcgctcgtaattttctaaatacatgcagtccgtgctgaacttttctctgggccgcacagaaccggagggatgtttaggttttggttacggttacggcggcgcatgaAACGGTTATgtcgttacggcagcacaccgctcccgcgggagtcgggtcagctgaggagcataaatgtcccacacctacatgcgtgacagctaacggggcttgaactttaaacacgtgcgagcaaaaacaacattagttttagactcactgaaaatacgtggggaaaatgcaacgatagacgtgtttgagatgaaccggcggctcgcctggatcgttggggacaccaggcgggggggctgtgagatgaaagcgaatctgcagcaagactgaaggaggacaggaaattggagttgtccttaacattttatttagttttaatattcctctcccccttagtatgatctgtgttattatatattttatgattattttaatgttttgtaatgtagccttttttaatgaattggtattttaaattattttaattaatctctccactacaaaaaccatcaggacacatgtcccataatgcattgttttgtagtctgtagtttacagctgtgtccgggtaggtttgccccttgctcccacccctttctcgcgatatttttgtgatgattgacagttgatgttggagcaaaaacaaaaatatatgtcacacaccaggtgatctgcgcagcgttgagttcacctgggtgatctcaaacacgcttattgtgcatcttggctgcacctatttggtgtcacaaagataaatttccatctgttttctttactatttgtactgtcatgacagtgatggtgctgtcagtttaccttcttgttgcattttcaaaagggcagaataaaatgtgttctcaatctgcttacgcttcctgagaagccgtgcatgttttgagatttcagcattccttctggtcagatggtcgttcagataaacagcagatcctctgagatttttgcgttgattcatcagagctagcttgtgtttgagattcacaaacctgatgaggatcgc
The sequence above is drawn from the Oryzias latipes chromosome 2, ASM223467v1 genome and encodes:
- the LOC105355200 gene encoding gastrula zinc finger protein XlCGF17.1-like, with the translated sequence MSESQCDSDVRISFKKAIFVKKWKQRLNKKRLSSVKSGESSKIVSNLFVTTKNESNDRLYVCTESKKSCGNGSKFGTHTRTHSGEKPFSCEECDKSFSFVYNLKTHMKTHSGEKPFSCKECNKCYSYLSAFKMHVRTHTGEKPFSCKECDKSFSYPSALKMHVRSHTGEKPFSCKECNKSFSSLSALKMHVRTHTGEKPFSCKECDKSFNYKANLKTHMRTHTGEKPFLCVECDKSFRCGSNLKTHMRTHTGEKPFLCVECDTSFSTTFSFKRHMRTHTGEKSFV